TCCGAAACCTTCGTGCTCTTCGTGCCTTCGTGGTGAGAAGGAATTTTGACGGGATGCGAATCTACCACGCGGAGGAATCATGATCATCGACGCACATACCCATTTCACCACGGCGCCGGCGCAGTTGCAGGCTTACCGCGGCCAGCAGATTTCTAATCTCGCCAAGCCGGTTCGCGCCAAGCTGCAAATCAGCGATGAAGAATTAGCCCGCTCCATGGCCGGACAGTTCAAGCGCATGCAGGAGTGCGGCATCGACCGTTTATTATTTTCGCCGCAAGCGGGCGCCATGGGCCATCACTTCGGTTCGCCTTTGGTGAGCCGCTACTGGACCGAGGCATGTAACGATTTGATCGCGCGGGTGGCGAAAACTTGGCCCGACAAAGTGTCACCGGTGTGCCAACTGCCGCAGTCGCCGGGCGTGAGGCCGACGGAATGGGCCGACGAGCTCGACCGCTGCGTGAAAGACTTGGGGTTCATTAGCTGCAACGTCAATCCCGATGTCGCCGGCGGCAAGGAACCGCTGACGCCGTCCATGGGCAGCGAGTGGTGGTATCCGCTATGGGAAAAACTCGTCGCTCTCGACGTGCCGTGCACCGTGCACGCCAGCGCGTCGCTCAATCCAGCCATGCATCTGACCAATTCCTACTACATCGCGCATCACCATTCCGCCGCCGTGGAGATTCTCAAGTCGCAGCTGTTCAAAGATTTTCCCAAGCTCAAAATCATCATCCCGCACGGCGGCGGCGCGATTCCCTACCAGTGGAACCGCCAACGCGGCCTGCACGTCAAAGAAGGATTGGAGCCGTTCGAAGAGATGGCGCGCAAAGTTTACTGGGACATGGCGATCTACGACAAGGAGTCGATGGAATTGTTGATCAAGCGCGTCGGCGCCGACCGCGTCCTGTTCGCCACC
This Deltaproteobacteria bacterium DNA region includes the following protein-coding sequences:
- a CDS encoding amidohydrolase — its product is MIIDAHTHFTTAPAQLQAYRGQQISNLAKPVRAKLQISDEELARSMAGQFKRMQECGIDRLLFSPQAGAMGHHFGSPLVSRYWTEACNDLIARVAKTWPDKVSPVCQLPQSPGVRPTEWADELDRCVKDLGFISCNVNPDVAGGKEPLTPSMGSEWWYPLWEKLVALDVPCTVHASASLNPAMHLTNSYYIAHHHSAAVEILKSQLFKDFPKLKIIIPHGGGAIPYQWNRQRGLHVKEGLEPFEEMARKVYWDMAIYDKESMELLIKRVGADRVLFATEMFGAVNAIDPVTGRNFEDLVPIFNSLEGLSEQDRYNITEGNARRLYSKLFAEKQ